AGGGCCACGTTCAGGCTGCCGCGGTTGATGGAGTAGATAGCTTGGTTTTCCTGGCCGTAGGGCTGAAAAGTGAGCGCGCCGGCCCCGTCGTGCATCACGCGTCGATACATGGGGATGCCCACCTGCCGGATGTCGTCGGCCACGCCTACCCCCGCCAGTCCGCGCCACCCCCGGTCCGAAAGGGCCAGGTTGATGGAGCGGCCGCCCGCTAAGCCCTGCTGGCGCGGGTCGGGCAAGCGCTCGAACACCTGCACCGGGTGGCCGCGCCGCGCCAGGTACAGCGTCAGCAGCGAGCCTACTAGGCCCGCGCCCATCACCACCAGCGGCTCGTTTTGGTTCGCAGGCTCCAGCGGCCCTGAATCAGTAATTATCATTGCGTTCGGTTGCTAGCTATTGACCTTTTTTTGATACATCCTGAAGAGCAGTCCCTACCCCCCCCATAACTCAAAACCACCCGGCCGCCAATTGCGCCAGCGCTTCCAGCCCTACCCGGTCGGCTTCGTCGAAGTCGTTAAGTTGGTCGCTGTCCACGTCGAGTACGGCCACTACCCGGCCATTTTTCAGCACGGGCACCACGATTTCTGACTTGGAATCCGAGCTGCACGCAATGTGGCCAGGAAAGGCTTCCACGTCGGGTACCAGTAGGGTGCGAGCCTCGGCCCAGCTCGTGCCGCACACCCCGCGCCCGCGCCGGATACGGGTGCAGGCAATCGGCCCCTGAAACGGCCCCAGCACCAGTTCCTCACCTTTTACCACGTAAAAACCAACCCAGAAAAAGCCGAACGCCTGCCGTAGCGCGGCCGCCGCATTGGCAAGGTTGGCTGTGCGGTCGAGCTCACCGGCCGTGAGGGCGACGAGCTGCGGATGCAGTTCGGCGTAGTGCGCGGCGCGGGGTAGGCCGGGCGTCAGGAAAAGCGTTTCAGACATCGGTACGTAAACAGGTGAGCCCGGCAAAAGTACCGGTCGGCCGCCGCCCGCGGGCCCCAAGGGCTAGGCCGGGCTCATCTGCACCGTAGTAGTGGAAGTGCTGGCAAAGCTGCC
The genomic region above belongs to Hymenobacter psoromatis and contains:
- a CDS encoding GAF domain-containing protein yields the protein MSETLFLTPGLPRAAHYAELHPQLVALTAGELDRTANLANAAAALRQAFGFFWVGFYVVKGEELVLGPFQGPIACTRIRRGRGVCGTSWAEARTLLVPDVEAFPGHIACSSDSKSEIVVPVLKNGRVVAVLDVDSDQLNDFDEADRVGLEALAQLAAGWF